The Cylindrospermum stagnale PCC 7417 genome segment ATTATGATATGCATTTGAGAGCCGATCTGAAAACTAGGGATAAAGAAAAATTGATGATAATCAAGGAAATTTCCCGCATTTATCTATATTTATCTTCTGTTTTTGGCTAACGGATGAGTAAGCACTGGAAACTCATAACCTAAATAAGTTATATGAATGCTGAAGATTTGATCAATCAGGGATTAAATAAAGATTTGCAAGGGGATTATTTAGGGGCGATCGCACTTTATAATGAGGCATTACGGCTCAATCCCTGTCTGGCCTTAGCTTTCTACCATCGGGGTCAAGCCTACTTTGCTTTGTCTGAGTACTCCGAAGCGATCGCAAATTATCGCCAAGCAATAGAACACAAATTAACTCAAAATATCAATTTTGATATCGCTAAAGCTTATCACAGCCGGGGTTTAGGGCGTTTTGATCGCGGTGATCATCAAGGTGCGATCGCCGATTTTGATTCTTCTTTGGAGTGGTATCCTAATTTTGTCGCGGCTTACAGCAATCGCGGGAATATTTTCTATATTTTAGGGAAGTACTCAGACGCGATCGCTGATTATGATCAAGCAATACGGTTAAATCCTAACTTCGCGCCTGCTTATCATAACCGGGGAAATACCCGCTACGCTCTTGAAGATTATCCAGGTGCGATCGCTGATTATAACCGTTCACTGGAGATTAACCCCAACTTTGGCGAAGCTTATTATAGCCGAGGTTTGTTTTTTTCTCACCTCAAAAAATATGAAAAAGCGATCGCTGACTTTAACGCCGCGCTGAAATTAAATCCTGATGATGTGCAAGCATACTATGAGCGGGGATTGGTTTACAGCGCTTTGGGAGATGATCAAAAAGCGATCGCCGATTATAACCAAGCATTGCAAGAAAATCCTACCCTGGCTTTAGTTTACGGCTTTCGGGCGAATGCGCGTCACCGACTAGGAGACTACCAAGGTGCAATTGCAGATAGCAACCGATTATTGCAACTTAATCCTAATTTAGCTGAGGGATATTGCGATCGCGCTGCGGCTCGTCGTGCTCTCGGAGATTATCAAGGCGCAATTCAAGATTATAATCGAGCATTGCAGATTAATGTTAACTTAGCTTTTGCCTATTATGGGCGAGGAATTGCCCGCGAGGCTTTGAAAGATTTTCAGGGTGCAATTGAAGATAACACTCTAGCCATAGAAATTGCCCCTGAGTTTGCTCCAGCATACTGCAATCGGGGTAATGCTCGCCGCTTGCTAGGAGATGAACAAGGAGCAATTGCCGATTATAGCCAAGCATTGCAGATTAATCCCGATTTGATAGAGGCTTATTACAACCGAGGTTCTACCCGCTATGCTTTAGAAGAATATGAAGGTGCGATCGCAGATTTCACCCAAGCATTGCAGATTAATCCCGACTCAGCCCCATTTTATAGCGATCGCGCCAATGCTTACTATGCCTTAGAAGATTATCCAGCAGCAATAGCAGATTACAATCAAGCAATTGTCCTTGACCAAAGCTGTGCTGAAGACTGGTTTAACCGGGGTCGTAGCCGTTCTTTGTTGGGAAACTTAGAAGGAGCGTTAACAGACTTAAATCAAGCCTTGCAGCTACAACCTGACTGGGCTACAGCTTACATTTTGCGGGCGGATGTTCACCGGAATTTGGGTCAGGAAGAAAATGCGATCGCTGATTTTCAGCAAGCAGCCGAACTCTATCACCAACAAGGAAATACACAGTATTACCGCCAAATCCTCAACCTAATCGCAGAACTTCAAGAATATTAGAGGATTGGATCTCTCCTTTGTCTCCTCCAATTACCTTTTTCCCAATTACCCATTACCCATTCCCTAAATCCTAAATATTTGCTTTAATTCCACAATTCCCCAACAACGCCAATCTCCAAGACTGGCAATGATAGCAGATGCATCAGCACCTCAAAACCTCAAGCTATCATTTACAAGAAAATATGCAGCTTTAAGCCAGAGGTTTTGCCATGAAAGTAGCAGTTTTCAGCACAAAAACCTACGACCGGCAGTTTTTGTCAGCTGCAAATTCCCCCATTCAACACGAGTTAGTCTTTTTTGAACCCCGTCTCAATCGGGACACCGCCATCTTAGCAGCAGGCTTTCCGGCGGTTTGCGTATTTGTCCATGACCAAGTTGACGCCCCAACTTTAAAAATTCTCGCTTCAGGGGGAACTCGGCTAATAGTCCTTCGCTGTGCCGGATTTAACAACGTAGACTTAACAGCCGCCGCAGAGTTAGGAATTACCGTTGTCCGTGTACCTGCATACTCACCCTATGGCGTAGCAGAACACGCTGTCGGATTGATTTTGAGTTTAAATCGCAAAATTCATCGTGCTTATAACCGCGTCCGGGAAGGCAATTTCTCTCTAGAGGGACTGTTGGGATTTAACTTGTATGGGCGTACAGTAGGGATTATCGGTACCGGCAAAATCGGTCTGATTTTGGGAAATATCATGAAAGGGTTTGGTTGTAACATCCTCGCTTATGATGTTTATCACAACCCAGAATTAGAAGCGCTGGGTGGTTCTTATGTAGAACTAGGGGAGATATTTGCTAAGTCTGATATTATCTCCCTCCATTGTCCTCTGACTCCAGAAACTCATCATTTGATCGGCAGTGATGCGATCGCGCAAATGAAGCCCGGTATGATGATCATTAACACTAGCCGAGGCGCGCTGATTAACACCCAAGCAGTCATTGAGGGGTTAAAGTCCGGTCAAATTGGTTATCTCGGTGTAGATGTTTACGAGCAAGAATCGGAATTATTCTTTGAGGATTTGTCCGATGAAATCATTCAAGATGACGTTTTCCAGCACCTGACAACCTTCCCCAACGTACTCATCACCGGACATCAAGCCTTCTTTACAGCAGACGCACTCCGCAATATCGCCGATACAACCTTGGCTAACATGACCGACTTTGAACAAGCTCGTCCCTGTGCCAACGAAATCCGCGCCCAACCCCAACCTTAAGTTCTCTCGTTCTCTCGTTCCCAGTCTCTGACTGGGAATGCCCATTAGGAGGCTCTGCCCCCCTGAAGAGCATTTCCAGGTTATACCTGGAAACGAGGAGTTGACTGCTGCCTCTAGATAGTACAAATATATTAAAAATCATCTCGATAATTAAATTAAGCAGTACATACATACTATATACTGTTCCAGAGTGAGTTATCCCTTTGATACCAGCAGTCAACACCATCCCTCTCACCCTGATAAAAATTTATGAATATCACTGTATACATTGAATCAAAACGAAATACCAACAAGAGAATTCCCGCAGAAATCCGGGAACGCTGGAATAATCGCATTCTTCAACGCTCATTACACCTGATGGGTACTGCGGGAGCTATCCAATATCTTGCAGATTATGGACGGGGAATTGCTCTACCTAAAGTTGTTAACTTGGCAATCTGCGCCGAATCAGAAGGTTACCCAGAAATGGCTTTGGGGTTTTGGAATAAAGCATTTGAGCTAGAAACAGGAGAAAAAACACCAGCACAGCCAGCAAAT includes the following:
- a CDS encoding 2-hydroxyacid dehydrogenase, with translation MKVAVFSTKTYDRQFLSAANSPIQHELVFFEPRLNRDTAILAAGFPAVCVFVHDQVDAPTLKILASGGTRLIVLRCAGFNNVDLTAAAELGITVVRVPAYSPYGVAEHAVGLILSLNRKIHRAYNRVREGNFSLEGLLGFNLYGRTVGIIGTGKIGLILGNIMKGFGCNILAYDVYHNPELEALGGSYVELGEIFAKSDIISLHCPLTPETHHLIGSDAIAQMKPGMMIINTSRGALINTQAVIEGLKSGQIGYLGVDVYEQESELFFEDLSDEIIQDDVFQHLTTFPNVLITGHQAFFTADALRNIADTTLANMTDFEQARPCANEIRAQPQP
- a CDS encoding tetratricopeptide repeat protein yields the protein MNAEDLINQGLNKDLQGDYLGAIALYNEALRLNPCLALAFYHRGQAYFALSEYSEAIANYRQAIEHKLTQNINFDIAKAYHSRGLGRFDRGDHQGAIADFDSSLEWYPNFVAAYSNRGNIFYILGKYSDAIADYDQAIRLNPNFAPAYHNRGNTRYALEDYPGAIADYNRSLEINPNFGEAYYSRGLFFSHLKKYEKAIADFNAALKLNPDDVQAYYERGLVYSALGDDQKAIADYNQALQENPTLALVYGFRANARHRLGDYQGAIADSNRLLQLNPNLAEGYCDRAAARRALGDYQGAIQDYNRALQINVNLAFAYYGRGIAREALKDFQGAIEDNTLAIEIAPEFAPAYCNRGNARRLLGDEQGAIADYSQALQINPDLIEAYYNRGSTRYALEEYEGAIADFTQALQINPDSAPFYSDRANAYYALEDYPAAIADYNQAIVLDQSCAEDWFNRGRSRSLLGNLEGALTDLNQALQLQPDWATAYILRADVHRNLGQEENAIADFQQAAELYHQQGNTQYYRQILNLIAELQEY